The genome window AAAGAAGTGACGTACGCCGTCATTGAGACGCACCGCAGCGAGTTTTCAGTCAAGTCGCTATGTCGTGTGCTCGATATCAGCCGCAGTCTGTACTACGCCGTCAAGAAGGCCTGGACATCTTCGACTACATCGAGATATTTTATGATCCGAAACGCGGTCACGGATTTAATGACAGGCTTTCGCCAGTAGATGTTTGCCACACCGCTGGGTAGCGGAGTTCAACCAGCCAGCTTGGCAGCGCAGTTCCAGGGCAGGAAGTCGTCGACCCATCGACGGTTTCCTATTGCGACAAAACCAAAAGACGCGCCCTCGATGTTCAGATGTCGGGCACATCGCGGGACGGCAGGGGTGACGCCAGCATGACGGGAAGGACCTTTGGTGCGATCTTGTTCTTCAGGATGTTCAAGGCAGTGCCGGCGGCGAAGCGGGGAAGAGCAGAGTAAGGCAGGAGGTTATGGACATAGGCCGTGCGCTGGACGCCATGTGCATCACGGATGCGCAGTTGTTGGTATTCGTCATCGTCGAGCTTGACGGCGTAAACCTGGATATATCGCAGCGCATGGTTTCCATTCTGCTGTAAGGCGCCGCGAATCGCCTCGACCCGGCCAACGTCATCGAGCGTGATGTAGTTGTCACCGTCGCCCAGGCCCACCTTGATATTTCCCGTCGAGCCTGCCAACACGTTCAGCGTGTTCATATCCATGTACTGATCGGACGGATGCTGGTTCAGCCAGTTTAGGATGCTGGCGGTGCGCGTCGCGGTCGTGACGACGGCGGCGCCATCGATGCTGTGCTGAGAACGGATGTTGGCGATGGGGACATACATCTTCTGGTAGTCCTGTGGCTGGATCCTGCCGGTGATCCAGGCAGAGGTGTTGTGGCGTTTTACCCCAGGCCCGGAAGTGATCGACATGAGCAGTTCGCCGATCTGCGCAAGCTTGGAAAATTTACTAACCATCGCACCGATGCCACCGCTATCTGCGGCGTCGGGGCCAAGTCCTTGGAACGCACGATCAGTGCGGTTGCGGCATCTTGCCAGGTCGCGAAGTAGAGGTCCTTTCCTGTCGTGAAGGCGAGGGCACCAAGCCGGCCCGCCTGCGGTCCTATATGGACGCGCACGTCGGAAAAATCAGCGTTAAACGCCGATTCCATCTTCGCCAGAAGCGCTTGTGATAATGGCTGCCCGCCTCCGCGTAGGAGACCAAGTTGCCGCGGGTCTATGCCACCGTCCGCCAGTTGAACCGCCGACTGCGCCACTTGCGCCTGCAAAGCGCCTTGCTTCGAACCTCGCAGGGAACGCTGAGCGAGCGAGGCAAACGCCCAGCGGCAAAGAAACATTGAATTACACGTATATTCATAATTTCCTTCGCAAGTTGGCTGTTAATCGCAGCCCAGCTGAGAACATTGAAGGGTACAGATTAGCTGAGAAATGTTGGACACATCAGCGTGACTCTATTATGAATAATTAACGTCCAAACATTCTCTCCAAAAGGCTCATACGGAAATCGAGTGCGAGCACAGAGGAATTTGCGGTCGCCGAACGTTAAGTAGGTCGTGGGAAATTATTGTGACGTTATGACAAACAGAACCGGATGCTCTGCAAGGCGCCCGCAAACCAACGGCATGGTCGAACGCTTCAATGGCCGCATCAGCGAGGTCGTCAACCATACCCGTTTCGGCTCCCGTGCCGAACTGGAATCGACGCTGCGCAATTACCTGAAAATCTACAACCACAACATTCCCCAGCGCGCCTTGGATAACGCAACACCGATTCAAGCGATGAAGAAATGGCGGGAGAAAAAGCCGGAATTATTCGTTAAACGCGTATATGACCAGGCCGGTCTTGACATCGACTATTGGCGGACAGAAGCAGCTCACGCGCCCAAGCATTCGCGTCATCCAAAGAATTGAAAACTTCAAATGGTCGGGCCGCCTCAGAAAATTTCTTTTTAAACAAAGGAAGCATAATAATGGATTCTGTAATTTCTTCACCAATTACCCAGGCGGTAGCAAGAGGGGAGATGTTACATTCACTTCGCTTCAGGAGAATAGAGCCAAATTCCGCTAGTGCATCCTGCGGCATTAACATGCTCTCTCGAAACAAGGCTATTTCCACAAAAGGCCCGTTACCCTTCAGTTCCGAATAAAGCGTGTCATTGAGGACGAGGAGTGAAGAAAAGAATTCGCGATTGAACGGCCCGGTCAAATCAAGAAAAACGACATTCCCCTCTGGCCAGACTTTCACTTGACCATGTGGCTTAAAGAAAGAGGGTAGAAAATTTTCATGACTAAGTGTATTTTTCATGGTCGGTGCTCGCTACAAAAATTATTTCTACTTAATTTTACAGCGTTTTTATCGAGAGCTGACAAGTTGTGACCACGGCCTTTCTGGCCTGCAGCGGTCCGTGAGCATAACGAATTACCAAGCGAGAAAAGTCACACATTGTCACATCAACGTAAACGTTTGCTTCTGGCCGCTTGCCGTCGATAACTCATTACATCCACGGCCGCCAGACGCCCCCGAGAATAGCAAATTGCCGAACAGGAAACTACACGCCTTACCACGCCCCGGTGAATGCCTTATCCATGTCCCAGACAGTCGCCACCATGCCGAAATGTAACTTGGCAAGCTGCTGTCGAGGCGGCCAGCACCGGCATGCCGATTATCTGGTGCGCCCGTTTGAGCGCTGCCGGCCAGCGCACCATGCGAGCGAGGGGCAGGTCTGACAATCGGACAAAAGCTTCACAGTTCGTGCTTCAAAGTAGGGCGAATTTCACGACACCATTTCTACAAAAACCAAGGTCGTGTCCAAATGTCAGACCTGGCCCCGGCTTTCGGCTTTCAGGACCCCGGCTTCCCAGCCGCCAGCCCGTTTCCTGAATGAAGCCATGCATCCCTCTCGTTGAGGCGTAATCATGGCGTAAATTTGGCGTAATCGCTACTGGTTTTTGTCGGCTTTAATCTGGATCAAGAGAAATGTCGGGACGTAAAAAAAAGCCACTAACCCGTTGATTATATTGGGTTTAATGGCTTTTTCGATGTTTCCAAATTCTGTGCGCTGGTGCCCGGAGCCGGAAGTCAAACGCCATCAATAATGCGGGCCTCAGAGCATCATGGGGATTTTTTGGGGAGGAGAGATTGCGATTCCCGAAACAGGAATGCAAAATCGGCGCCACGAAAAGTTCTACTATACATGCTTACGGGACGATGTTGGCTCGGATAAATGCCTGGCATGCCCGTCCAGTCGCGGCTACCTCTTCCGTCTGCAGGATCAAGGCTTGAATATCTCGCGCCACTGCGTCAGGAAGTAGCCCGCTGGCGGGATCGGCTGCAGTGCCTCCTTCGGGGCCACTGGCACCGGCCGGGGCGGTAGGTCCAGCACTTGGACAGAAGGCGGGCTTGCGCATGCGCTCAGCAGCAGCAAGACGAGCGCGCACATCGTTGATTTCGTCATCGTAGACTTTCGTGACGGCCGCCGCTTTGGCGGCCTGTTGCCTGGCCAGCGCCAGATTCTCGGCAGCGCGCTGCGCCACCGCCTTCGTTTCCGCCGCCGCGCGGGTCTTCTTGTCGGTATCCCACAGCGCCTGCACTTCCGCCCGGCCTTGGGCGTTACCGAGGAGGCGCTGGTAAAGCATGCCGGCACTCGCCAGCACGCACAGCATTACGGTGGCGTACAGCCAGCTGGGCACCTTGCCGGCGAACTTAGCCAGCGCACTCACGCGAGCACCCGCTGCGCCACCGCGAATAGCGCCAGGCGCTCGGCCAGGCCATTCGTGCCGCCATTGATGCGTCGCGTCACCTTCACCTGATCGCCGGCATCGGCCAGGGCGTTCAGCCCCTTGGTCTGCCAGAACCAGCCTGCCGAGCGGCAGGCGTTGATGGCCTGCTCGAGCAGCTCGGGCTGTGCCAGCAGATCCAGGCCCAGCGCCTGGCCACAGGCGGCGTAGTTCGCGCGCCCGGTCACCTGCAGCAGGCCCCGCCCACGGAAGCGCACGCCGTCGCCACGTTGCGTGTTGCCCAGATCGGCACGGCCCTCGTAGGCCTGGCCGCTGGCCAGCTCACGCACATAGCGTAGCTGGCCAGACTCGTGCCCGACCTGTGACAGGAACGACGCCTGGCGCGCTGGGGTCGTGATGCCGAATTCCAGCATGGCCGCATTCAGCGGCACCAGGAAGGCTGGCGCGCGCGCGCGTGCCAGCGGCATGATGGCCAGCAGCTGGGACAGTTCCAGGGCGCTCATGGTACGGCCCTGCGGTTTTTGATCAACCAGCCAATCACGACGACACCAGTCATGCCTACCTTCAAAAGCGCTTCACCTGGAGGTGGCTGCGTGTAGCCGTACAGTGGGCCTGCCAGCACGGCGAGCGCACCCACGCCCATCAGCACATAGAAGAGGCGGTAAAGGTGGTTGCTGTGGCGATTCATACGATTCAGTACGCACAAAGAATGGCAGAGCAGGATGGCTCCGGCCAGCAAATTCAGGGTGAGCATGAGGCTCATTGAACACCTCCTTTTTTCTTCAGCCAGCCCAATGCGAGCGGAACGATGGTTTGTGCCGAGACGCCGGCGGCGAACGCACAGAACCAGCGCACAGCGTCGGCAGACTTCGCCATCCAGGGAAAATATTCCATCGCACCAGCATGCGCAATGGGTCCGACATAACCGGCTACCAAGGCGCTTGTCATGACGGAAATAACCATTTTCAGACGGCTGGTCTGGTCGACCATCGACAAGGCGACAAGGCCGCCTGCTAGGCCGACGAGTAGCACATCGTATTCCAGGCCGAGGATCGAGCCGGTCAGTGTCACGGTACCGAGAGCGAGTGCACCGCCGGCGGCGGTAATTGTTGCGGGTTCAGTCATGGGTGCCTTTGATGGGGTAGGTAGGTCTCAGTCTTTACGGCTTAACTAAGTAGTCAAGAGGGTATGCCTTTGACATAAATAGACGGGTTGAAGTTAATTTTTGACTAGACTCAATACCTATGGGGGATATTCCAATCTAATCATTTACCAACATGCAACATTGTTACTTTTCATGCATTAGTAAATAATTTATTACCCTATGTTGTAGCCTAACTGGGATACTGCAATGTCCAACGTAACACTAAATCCTGACGACGCATTAGTTACAACAACAAAACCATTGGCATCAAGGGAGTATGTAGGCGCCCCCCATCCGGAAGTATTGAATACGACCGTATCGCAAATCTTAGTAAATGTATTTGCGCCACCTTGGCCAGATGCCATTGTTGCAATGCCTAATGTTGACCATCTATAATTTGCGCCACGCGCAGTTATATGCAACAACATTCCTGTTTTAATTCCTGCATTTCTATTGAATGTTAGGTCAACGTTTACACCGCCGCCATTTACTACGGGGGTAGCGCTTGATGTATAAGGTCGCCGCAGCAAGGAAAGTTGCCCATTTGATGCAAGCGTTATGTGCTCACAGAGGCGAGCAGTACCAAGAGTCCAATTCTCATTAACTGATAGGATGGTGGAGTCCATTAATAAATTACCAGGGCCTTGACCTAATACAACTTGTTTTGTGGCGCTCGGCTCAAGGGTAATTGAGCCATGGAAAATTGCAGGAACGTTAGGGTTAGTACCATTGTGCTGAACAAGGATAACTGGGCCGCCTTGTGGCCATAACTGTAAGCTAAGTGGTGAATTATATGGAAAGCATCCATCACCTACGGTCACAACCGGGTATCCGGTTGCGCCATTGACCAAACAATCCCGCAGTCCAGACCCGTGGAAGCTCGCATCTCCACTGGACTTTCTGTATTCAATTGGTTTTAAGCAAGATGATTTGAATTCACAAGAATCTGCTATAAGATATTCACCAAATGAACCCGCAGTTTTATTATTAAATAGAAATCCACCGGACAGGTCGGAGAAAACACAGTCACTAAATGTCATTCCACATTGTCCATCTATTTCTATAGCTATCTGCGTCCCGTTTCCTTTAAATCCGATATTGCACCAATTTGCGGACAAAAGGCGGCCGCTACCTCCCTGTATGTAACAAGAAGATGCGCCTGCTGGAATGTTGGAAAAATCAAAAACAGAGAACATTCCATTTTCGCCAAACATCACAGGTGCCGAGAAGCTGCTCAGCTTTATAAGTGGAGCATCAATTCTGTATACACCTGCTGGTACGTGTAATGCAATTCCTCGAGGGACGCACCAGTCCCATGCGGCCTGTATTGATTCTCCAACATTAATTGCTTTTGTTCCAGCCTTGACGTCATTAATCTGCTCAATAGACATAAAATCAAATAAGCTTGTTTGGTCGCGTAGTTTATCCTGCACGGTTCGGAATGCCGAACCAATCGCCGATGAAATCCAACCAATAAGGCTGGATCCGAGAAAACTAGCCAACAGCGCTATAAATGTGTTGGTAAGATTATTAACTCCATCTGCTTTGCGCGTCCATACCGTCGTACCGTCTGATCGTTTAAGGCTGATATCGTATGAGCCATTACCCAGGTACAGAGGCGTCGGCAGCTCTCCCCGCGCATTGAGCGCGATGTACTGGCCACCCAGGCCATCGGCCGTGTAGGTCTGCGGCACGGTGCCCTCAGGATCGGTGTAAGCCACTTTCTGGGCCGTAGTGCCGAAGGCATACGTATACAGGCGGCCACCGACCAGGGTGATGCCGTCGTCGGTGAATTCCTGGACGTTGAAAAGTGCTGGCTGGCTTGCTGACATGGTTGGCCCTGGAAACAAAAAAGCCCCGCATGAGCGAGGCTGGAAAAGAAAAAGCCGCCTGGAAGGGCGGCGTGCTGGGTGCGTGGGGTGCGGGTTACTGCTGCTGGATGCGTGCTGGCGTTGACAGGTTGCCGGACAGGCTTCCGCCGGCCTGGCCAGCCAAGGCACCGACGCCGCCATTCAGCATCAAATTGTGGTCGTTCAGCTGTTGCACGATCTTGACGATGGCATTCATGTTTTGCTGGCCCTCGGCGCCGCGCGACAGGAGCATGGCGCCCATTTGGTTACGCACGGGCTCCGGAATGGCCACGCGGTTCCAAGCATTCTTGGCGGCGCCAATCGCCACCAGCGGGTTGCCGGCCTTCAGCGCCGCAACGCTGCTGCCAGCCTCGGTGAGTGCGCGCGTGTCCAGGTCGCCCATGCCCGCCAGGCGCGCCGCTGTCTGTGAACCCACGCCGACGCTCTGGATGCGCTTCAATTGCGCTTCCTTGGCCACATCAGCGGCAAACTCGCGGTAGGCGCGCTGGCTGCCGAAGATTGCGCGCAATTTCTCTTGCGTCGCTGGCTCCTTCCACATATTCATGATGTTGGTCTGGCCGCCCTGGGTGCCGAGCTTTTCGCGCAGACCCTCAAAGGCACCGATGCGAAATGCTTGCAGCTCGTTGTCGCTCATGTTACGCACAACGGTGTTGATACCGGCCTCACCCTGATTGATCGACTTCTTGCCCGCGTTGGCCGCATCGATCAGGGAGCTGGGCTGCGAAAACGCGTTGCGGGCGGACTGGTACAGAGACACCCGGGTTTGCGGGTCGGTCGTGACCGTGTCGAGTTCGTTGATTAATTTGCTGCGCAAGTCCGTGATCGAGCGGCCCAGCGCCGTCACTGTGCCATCAGGCTTCGTCGCGCTCGAGGACTTCAACAAGTCGTCCAGGCCTTGCTTGACGTGATCCAAGTCGCCCATTCCCCACTTGCCGGACTGGTTCATGATGCCATTCGCTGCGGGCGTGCCGTCGATGGTAAAGGGCTGCTGGTAACCGGTCGCAATCTTGCGGCCGAGCGCTACGGCGCCCAGCTTGTCCGCGTCGGCAACGATGGCTTTCAAGGTATCTGATGGCTGCACCTCAATTTGGCGCAGTTGCGCATACAGCGGAGCCGAATCTTGGTTGCGGCGAGAAATTAGCGCCTCCACGGTGGTTGCTTGTCGCTGTCCCTGGGTATCCAAGGCTTTCTCGGCCGCGCTGCGCATGCGCTCGCCCACGCCGGCCGTGCGCTGCCGCTGTAGGTTATACACGGATTCCTTGGTCCGGCCGGGCAGGGTGGCCAGCGTATCGAGCAGCTGATTCGTATTGCGCCCGGCGGCATCCGCCAGCACTGCCTCATCGCCCAGCTTGCCGAAGCGGGCCGCCACCTGGGTGAGCGGGTTGACGTAGCCGCCGGTCGCCAGGGTTCCGCGCGCGTCGCGCGCGATAGCCTCGGCCGCTTTTTGTTTTGCATATTCAAGGGCGGATGACTGGGAAAAACGCTGTTTCACGTTGCCCGCGATGGCGCCCAGGCCGCTCACCACTGGCGATGAGATGCCGCCAAACGCCGCGCTGGCGGCGGCCGACGTAGCCGCATCGCCCAGCGAGCCGCCAAAGGTGTCGGCATTAGAGTTAGTGGCGCCCATGACGCCACCGTAGGCGGCGCCCACGCCAGCGGCCTGTGCGGCACGTGGCAGCGCACCAATGACCTTGCCGGCCTGCTGCGTGATGCCGGCCATCTGCATCAATTTTGCGCCGCCTTTCACTAGGGCGCCACCGACCGGCAGCGACGCGAGGATATCGCCACTTACTTCACCCGCCAGGGCGGACAGCGGGTTCTTCTCTTTATAGGGCGCCAGATCGGCAGTCAGCCGCGCGCGGCCTTCCTCTGCATCCTTGACCAGCCAGTTACCGGCCCGATTCAACAGGGATGGGGATTTATTGCTGGTAACCAAATCCGATAATGACGGGGTTGGTGACGTGACGCTATCGA of Janthinobacterium sp. PAMC25594 contains these proteins:
- a CDS encoding lysis protein produces the protein MSALAKFAGKVPSWLYATVMLCVLASAGMLYQRLLGNAQGRAEVQALWDTDKKTRAAAETKAVAQRAAENLALARQQAAKAAAVTKVYDDEINDVRARLAAAERMRKPAFCPSAGPTAPAGASGPEGGTAADPASGLLPDAVARDIQALILQTEEVAATGRACQAFIRANIVP
- a CDS encoding DUF4157 domain-containing protein: MFLCRWAFASLAQRSLRGSKQGALQAQVAQSAVQLADGGIDPRQLGLLRGGGQPLSQALLAKMESAFNADFSDVRVHIGPQAGRLGALAFTTGKDLYFATWQDAATALIVRSKDLAPTPQIAVASVRWLVNFPSLRRSANCSCRSLPGLG
- a CDS encoding glycoside hydrolase family 19 protein, which encodes MSALELSQLLAIMPLARARAPAFLVPLNAAMLEFGITTPARQASFLSQVGHESGQLRYVRELASGQAYEGRADLGNTQRGDGVRFRGRGLLQVTGRANYAACGQALGLDLLAQPELLEQAINACRSAGWFWQTKGLNALADAGDQVKVTRRINGGTNGLAERLALFAVAQRVLA
- a CDS encoding putative holin; the protein is MTEPATITAAGGALALGTVTLTGSILGLEYDVLLVGLAGGLVALSMVDQTSRLKMVISVMTSALVAGYVGPIAHAGAMEYFPWMAKSADAVRWFCAFAAGVSAQTIVPLALGWLKKKGGVQ